The window GCATACATCGCCGATAAACGCCCCCGGCCGGGCATCGGCCAGCGTTTGCGGCCAGCGCACGCGCCCTTTGTGCATATTGTAGGTAAAACCCTGAAAGCAGCGGTAGCGGCCGAATGCTTCCATATCGAAATAATGGTGGCGTTCGCGGCCGCTGAACACAAAATCCACGTGAATGCCTTGTGCCCGTAAAGCCGGCAGCATGGCGCGGGCGCGGGTGATGTGGCCGTTGCCGGTGGCCTGCACGCCGTAAAGAATGCGCATGGCTTCAAGCGCCAGCCAACAATACCGCCGCCAAGCCGCACAGCGTGCCCAACAAAGCGCCCGCTGCAATGTCAGACGGATAATGCACGCCTAAAATCACGCGCGAAAGGCCGATAAGCACCGCCATGGTATAGGCAAACGGTGCGAACAGCGGGTAAAAGGCCGCCACCAATGCCGCAAACACAAAGGCCGCGGCGGTGTGGCCGGAAGGAAAGCTGAATTTGTCGGAAGGCTCGATGAGCGCGTCAATATCGCAGATGCCGTGACAGGGGCGGCTGCGGCGGATGCTGTTTTTCAGCAGCCGGTAAAGCGGCAGCTCCAGCGCATAAGCCAGCAGGCCGGTATAAAAAAACGCTGCCCCCTGCGCATTGCCCCACAGCCACAAGGCCAGCCCGGCCGCCGCATAAAGATGGCCGTCGCCGCAGCGCGAAATCCGCAGCCCCGCGCGGCCGACAAAACGCTTGCGGCTGTGGCGGTTAAACCAGAAAAACAAACGGGTATCGGTGCCGGCCAGCACCGCAGGCAGATGGTATTTCATGATGCGCACTCCCCCTCAATATCAGGATACTTCAAACAGACAACCCTCACGGGTATCAGAGATGCTGCAAGAGATTATCTGCACCCCCGGTTACAGCAACATGACCGTGGCGGGCGGATGTGGAAATAAACCGGGGCAGGTGTGGTATCGGATTGATAATGTGGTATTTTTGTGAATGGGTGCAACTCAAGCAGGAAGTTCGCGGGCAGAGCCTACGCTACGCTTACCCTGCTCCCTCACCGTTCCAACGGGAGAGGGTGAGGGTGGGGGTAAAGTCGTGAAGGATGTTATATCTCATGGATTATCTGATTCCGAACTCACGCTAACCTGCTTTTGTGAATGGGTATGATGCTGCAAGTAATTAAGGCCGTCTGAAAGCGTTTTCTTTCAGACGGCCTTTGCTCGCATAGGGCTTTCGTGAGCAACACCCATGCGATACACCCTGTAGATAGAATTCTTGAATCCGACATTTTTCAGACGGCCAAAATCATTTGGATACACAGCATATCGAACCATTTGTCGAATACCCGTATCCGACTTTGTATATCGAACATCCCGTATCATAGCAAGCCCCCCGCTGTGCTTGCTTCACGGTTTTATCCCACGCTAGGGTGTCCTGACCATTCGATTTACGGGTGAATTTTGCCCCTGAAAACGCATCTGCGGCGTTAAAAAGCCTCGCAAGATATTCAATCTTGCTGCGTTTTTTGCCTGGCATCTGTGCTTTTATCACAAAAAATCCGAGTCATTCTGAATTGTCATGACACCCTGACCCTCCCGTTGGGACTAGGCAGAGTGTGGCAACGCCAAACAAATGCGGCGACACCGATCAGATGCTGCCGAATAAAATTTGATGTCCGGCAACCTGCCAGCCCGATGATTATCCGACCTGTGTAAAAGTGCTGCGCCGTCATGCTTGGCCGTGCGCATGCATTAACTTTGTTCAGCTTTCTGTCGTCAATTGATTGGAATTGAACAATGGCCTTCTTAAAGTGGCTGTTTTTTTGGCATTTTATTATCCCAAACTTAAGTGATATTAAGTCAGACAATAAATTGTTGGGGTGAATGGGCTGTTGTATTGGGAAGCTGTTCATCAGGAAGGCACTCATTCACAAAAATAGCCTAACGGCGGTGGCTCGCTTAAGCTCGAAGAGGACTGCTTTCGCTAAGGCGCTGAAGCGCCAAGTCAACCAGCCCCGTACGTGTGTACTGTTTTCGGCTCGGCCTGGTTAGCTTATTTTTGCGAGTGGGTATCAGTCGGGCGGCGCTATTTTCAATGCCAGTTTTGTGCCAGTTTGTCGGCTTCGGCCAGGCGTTCGGCGGTGCCGACATCCAGCCACAAGCCGCAGTGGTGTTCGCCTGAAACGCGGCCGGCATCCATGGCCGAACGCAGCAGCGGCGCCAGTTTGGCCGGTATGTGCGCCGGTGTGCCGGCAAACAGCGCCGGGCTGTAGACGCCCATGCCGCTGAAGGTCAGCGCGGTGCCGCTGTGGCTGTGCGACTGCACCGCGCCGTTGTTTTGCAGGGCAAAATCGCCGTCGGGGTTGTGGGCGGGGTTGTCTACCAGCCACAAATGCGCCAGTGCCTGATGTTGCTGCAAGGCTTCGGCAGCGGCAAAGGCCGTCTGAAAGTCGATATCGGTCAGCACATCACCGTTTACCACTAAAAACGGCGTATCCCCCAGCAGCGGCAGCGCGGTGGCAATGCCGCCGGCGGTTTCCAGCCCTTTTTCGCCTTCGGGCGAATAGGCGATGTTGACACCGTAGGCGGCGCCGTTGCCTAGGGCGGCTTCGATTTGTGCGCCCAGCCAGGCGTGGTTAATCACAATTTCATCGAAACCGGCGGCTTTGAGGCGGCGCAGGTGCCAGCCGATGAGGGGCTCGCCGCCTGCTTTCAATAAGGGTTTCGGACAGGTGTCGGTCAGCGGGCGCATCCGTTCGCCGCGGCCTGCGGCCAGAATCATGGCTTTCATGGGGAATCCGTTGGTGGGAAAATCGGCAAGAGTGGGCTTCGTTAGATAATCTTGATAGGGCAAAACCATCTGTTGAAGTCGGGAAGCGGGCTCAGAAGATGGATTTCAAGATAACGAAGGCATTTTATCAAGGCTGGGAGGGTATAACCAAGGCCGTCTGAACGCATCTAACCTGTTCAGACGGCCTTGATGCTGCGGTTTATTCCTGCAACAGGCTTTCGTCCAGCGTCAAATCTTCATTTTTGTTGACGCGGATATCGGCGGCCAACACTTTTTCGGCGATGCTTTGCGCTTCCAAAAGCGAGTGCATTTGGTAGGTGCCGCATTGGTATTCGTTGAGCTCGGGAATTTTATTTTGATCCTGCACGGCCAGCACATCCTGCATGGAGGCGCGCCAGGCTTCGGCCACGCGGGCTTCTTCGGGGGTACCGATGAGGCTCATGTAAAAGCCGGTGCGGCAGCCCATCGGCGAAATATCGATGATTTCTACATGATCGCTGTTGAGATGGTCGCGCATAAAGCCGGCAAACAAATGCTCCAGCGTGTGAATGCCTTTTTCAGACAAGATTTCCTGATTGGGCACGCAGAAACGCAAATCGTAAACGGTGATGTCGTCGCCCTTGGGGGTTTGCATGGTTTTGGCGATACGCACGGCCGGCGCGTGCATGCGGGTGTGGTCGACTTTGAAGCTGTCTAGTAAAGGCATGGCGGTTTCCTGTGTGTGGTATGGGTGTTCAGACGGCCTTTATGATAACATTTTTTGCCGCTTGAGGCCGTCTGAACGGTATGAAAACACTGCTTGAAGCCGCCTTTCAGACGGCCTGGTTTGCAGAAAGCGGTATGTTTCACGGCACTTGCCAATAAGGCGGGTAACCGGCTTCTGCCTGCGCTTGGCGGTAAATCTTGCTGCGGATTTCACGCTCTTTGGCAATCATGTCTGACTGCGTAGCGCCGGTAATCCACAGTTGCAGCAGCATCACACCGGCAGCGGTCATGTCGCTGTCGGTCAGGATGTCGTTGCGGCCGCGGTTGTGGCGGATCAGGATGCCTTCGCGGTTTTCTAAGGCATCGACATAGTCGTAATCGAGAATATCGGCCACTTTGCCGGTGGTTTTTCCGGTAATCAATACAATCAGGGTGTATTGGAAATCGTCGCCGTCGCGCCATTTCTGCCACGGGGTTTTGCCGGGCAGTTTGCGCCCGCCGGCGGCCAGCGCCAGATTGTCTTCATATAGCGAATTGCCAAACGAATACAGATAGTTGTAGTGATAGCTGTGGGCGGCGCGGGGGTTGATTTCCGTTAAGGCGATGCTGCCGTTTGGCATCATCCAGAATTCGAGATTGAAAAACTGGCCGACATAGCCCAGCGCAGCCATGCGCCCCATATAGTTGTTGACCCAGGCTTCGATTTTGCTGGCGGCGGCAGCATCGATGCTCATCGGCGGCGTGAGATAGCCCAAAGCCTGATGGTTGGAAAAATAAATTTCTTCGGTGAGCGCATAGTGAACAATTTCGCCTTCTGTGGTGATGTAGCCTTCGTAGCAGTATTCGATGGCGCTGTTCATGTCGACCATGTGTTCGGCGATAAACGGCGGCACCACAGGCGGCAGCGCTTCGGCAGCTATGCCCTGCATAAAGGTTTGGTTTTGATGGGCAATCAATGCCTGCAAGCCGGTGTCGGCGCGGTAATCGGCCAATACGGCTTTGAGTTCGCGTTCATTCTTGATTTTGAAAATGCCGCGCCCGAGTGACAATGAAGTGTTTTTCAGCATAAACGGCCATTCTTTGATTTTGGCGATAATTTCTTCATCGCTTTCATGCAGCGGGTCGACGGCATCAAACCAAAACGGGTCGGCTTCCAGCGTGCGCATCAGGTATTTGTTCATGCAGTAGAGAAAGGCCAGCCGCAAGGGGGCGGTGTTGCCCAGCCGCTCGTTAATCAGAATGTGGTGGAAGGCGTCTTTTTGGGCAAACCCGGCCACCACGCCGATGCCCAGCCGGCGGCATTCGGCGGCAACCGCATCCATTTCGTCTTCATCCCAGCTTTGCGGATAGAGTTTGTGCACGGTCATGCGGGTGCTCATGTCGGCAATGGCCTTAGCCATATAGGCTTGCGGGCCGAGAAAACCAATGTGGGGTAAGGTGTTCATGACGGGCTCCTGACAAAGTCGGCGCCGCCTGCCCGGCGGCAATTGTGGGTGGGGATGAGAGGGTATGGCGGGAAATGCCATCAAGATTCAATATGATGTCGGCGTTAATGAAAGTATGGCAGTTTTTGGTTTGTCTGGCTATTCAATTTTCAACACAGGCAAAACACGCCGGCGGGCATACAAAATGCCGTCTGAAAAATTCAGACGGCATCAGTTAAAGGGTGCGCGCTCAACCGCCGGTGAGGGCCATCACGCGGATGATTTTGTGCGGGTTTTCCACAAATTCGTGTTTTTCCGGCTTCATCATCATGGCGTTGCGGATGGCTTGCTCCAGCTCGGCATCGCTGCAACCGTCGCGCAGCAAATCACGCAGCGGCACTTTGTCTTCCTGCCCCAAACACAAATGGATATTGCCGGTGGCCGACAGCCGCACGCGGTTGCAGGTGGCGCAGAAATGCTGGCTCATCGGCGTAATCAGGCCGAGGGTGAAATCGCCGCTGCCGCTTTGCCAATAGCGCGCAGGGCCGCCGCCGATTTTGCCTTCATAAGGTGTGAGGCCGAATTTCTGCTGCAAATCGGTGAGCACGGGTTGCAGGCTGACTTTGGCGTGTGCCTGGCCGGTGCTGCCCATCGGCATAGCTTCGATCAGGTTGAGGATAAAACCATTTTCGATACAAAACGCTACCATGTCGTCCAAATCGATATCGTTGATGCCTTTGAGCGGCACCATATTGATTTTGATGCGCTCAAAACCTGCTTGTTTGGCGGTTTTGATGCCGTCGAGCACTTGCGGCAGGCAGTCGCTGCCGGTGATGTCTTTCACGCAGTCGCCGCGCAGCGAATCGAGGCTGATGTTGAGGCGGCGTATACCTGCGGCGCGTAAATCGTAAGCTTGTTTGCCTAATTGGGTGCCGTTGGTGGTGAGCGAAATGTCTTCCACACCGGGTTGGCGGTTGATTTCGGCGGCCAGATCGGCCAAGCCTTTGCGCAGCAGCGGTTCGCCGCCGGTGAGGCGGAAGCGCTTGGTGCCCAGCCGCGCAAACGCAGCCGCCACCCGCCCGAGCTCTTCAATGCTCAGCCATTCTTTGGGAACGGAAAAGCCTTTGAAGCCTTTGGGCAGGCAGTAGGTGCAGCGCAAATCGCAACGGTCGGTCACGGAAATGCGCAGATAGTCTACGGTGCGGCCGAATGCATCGGTTAACATGGCGGTGCTCGCTTTGGTGTGGTGTAGTATATTCTTTTACAACGGTTTTTATTGTATGCCACCGCTTGCGGTTTGTAGATGCGGCATTGTGCTTAGCGGCTAGTTATTTCGACGGACAGGCAGGCCGTCTGAATGGGTATTATAAACGATAATACCCATTCGAAAAAATAACAACAGGCCGTCTGAAAATCTGTTTTCAGACGGCCTGTTGTCTGCCGCACCGGTTATATTTCCGAGCGCTTAAAATGGCGCGGCCTGAAGCCCAGAGCCAGCAGCGAGCCGAAATACAGCGCCACGCCCAAAGCCACCAATCCGCCCAATTGCAACACTTTCTGCAAACCGTGCACCCCCACCCATTGCAGCGGCAGATAGGTTTGCGCCGCCCACAGGCCGCCGCCCATCACCAGCAGCGCCAACACGAGCTTGGCAATAAACGTTTTCCAGCCCGCGCCCGGCTGATACAGCCCTTTCACCCGCAGCAACACATACAGCAAGCCCGCATTCAAACACGCGCCCAAGCCGATGGCCAGCGCCAGGCCGACGTGTTGCAGCGGCCCGATAAACACCAAGTTCATCAATTGGGTGACCACCAGCGTAAACACCGCCACTTTTACCGGCGTTTTGATGTTTTGGCGTGCATAAAAACCGGGTGCGAGCACCTTAATCACAATCAGGCCGATTAAGCCGAACGAATAGGCAATCAGCGCATTTTGCGTCATCAGCGCATCATTGAGCGTAAATTCTTGATACATAAACAAGGTCGCCACCAAGGGGAACGCCAACACCGCCAGCGCTACTGCCGACGGCATCGCCAGCAGCATACACAGGCGCAAGCCCCAATCGAGCAGGGCAGAAAATTCCTGTGTGTTGTTGCTGGCCACATGTTTCGACAAAGTCGGCAGCAGAATCGTGCCCAAGGCCACGCCGAGCACGCCGGTGGGCAGCTCCATCAGGCGGTCGGCATAATACATCCACGACACGCTACCCGATTGCAGAAACGAAGCGAAAATAGTGTTGATCACCAACGAAATCTGCGCCACGCTCACGCCCAAAATCGCCGGCGCCATCTGTTTCATCACCCGATTGACCGCCGCATCTTTAATGTCCAGCCGGGGCATTTTCAAAAAACCGAGTTTAAACAACCACGGCAGTTGGAAGCCCAGTTGCAGCAAACCGCCCGCAAACACCGCCCACGCCAGCGCCATCACCGGCGGCTCGAAATAAGGCGCCAACCACAGCGCAAACACGATAAACGAAATATTCAAAAACGTGGGCGTAAACGCGGGGATGCTGAATTTGTGGTAAGTGTTGAGAATCGAGCCGACAAACGACGAGAGCGAAATCAGCAAAATATACGGAAACGTCACCCGCAGTAAATCCACCGACAGCGCGAATTTATCCGGGTTTTTGGCAAAGCCGGGTGCCGACACATAAATCACCCACGGCGCCGCCACAATGCCGATGGCGGTCACGATAACCAGTATAAACGACAGCATGCCCGCCACATGGCGCACAAATTCGCGCGTGGCCTCTTCCGAGCGCGTTTGCCGGTATTCTGCCAAAATCGGCACAAACGCCTGCGCAAACGCCCCTTCGGCAAAAATCCGCCGCAATAAATTCGGCAGCTTGAACGCCACAAAAAACGCATCCGTCGCCATACCCGCGCCAAACGCCCGCGCAATAATCGTGTCGCGCACAAAACCGAGTATGCGCGACACCATGGTCAAGCTGCCGACTTTCGCCAGCGCACCGAGTAGATTCATAAGCTTGTTTCTAAATGATTAAGGGGTTGGCAGGCCGTCTGAAAAAGGCCGTCTGAAGCTTTTCAGACGGCCTGATACCCATTCACAAAAGTAACCTAACGGCGTTGGCTCGCCTTGCCGTACGTGTGTACTGTCTTCGGCTCGCCGCCTTGTTCGCTTACTTTTGTGAATGGGTATGAGGCAGGCCGGATGCAACTTACCGCGCTCAAAAGACCGGATTCTCACATCCGACACCGCTTTGCCAAACAAGTTTATCCGCCCCTGCATTTTTCAGACGGCCATCAAACCGCCATTATATCTCTGCCGCCCGAGCTTTGCTTTTCTTTCGCACCCAAGTGCGCACCCACACAAAAAACAGCGGCACAAACAGCAAACCCAAAACGGTTGAAATCACCGTGCCGCCCAATACCGCGGTGCCGATGGCGATGCGGCCGGCAGCACCGGCGCCGCTGCCGAGCGCCAGCGGCAATACGCCGAAACCGAAGGCGAGCGAGGTCATCACAATCGGGCGCAGGCGCAGTTTGGCCGCTTCTATTGCCGCCTGGGCGATGCTGCGGCCTTGTTGTTGCAGCTGCACGGCGAATTCGACAATCAAAATGGCGTTTTTAGCGGCCAGCCCGACGGTGGTGAGCAGGCCGACTTGAAAGAATATGTCATTATTCAAGCCGCGCAGCGAAGTGGCGGCGAGTGCGCCGAGTAAGCCCAGTGCGGCAGCCAGAATCACCGCCAAGGGCACGCTCCAACTTTCATACAGGGCGGCCAAACACAGAAACACAAATAAAACCGACAACACATACAGCATCGGCGCTTGTGCACCGGCACGCTGCTCCTGCAAAGAAGCGCCCGTCCATTCATAATCAAAACCGTGCGGCAGCTGCGCCATGATGTTGGCCACTTCGCGCATGGCATCGCCCGAGCTCACCCCCGCCACGGCGGCGGCTTGCATTTCCATGGCTGGGCTGCCGTTGAAACGCAGCAGCTGCGGCGGCGCAACATCCCAGCGCACGTTGCTGAATGCGGCAAGCGGAATCATCGCCCCGGCATCATTGCGCACTTTCCAGGCGCCGATGTCGTGCGGCTGCATGCGAAACGGCGCATCGCCTTGAATATACACGCGTTTGACACGGCCGTTGTGGATAAAATCGTTGACATAGGTGCCGCCGAGCGCATCGCTGAGCAGCTGGTTGACCGCTTCCGGAGCGATTTGGTGGGCCGCTGCTTTTTCATTGTCGATGTCTACCGCCAACTGGCTGCGGGCATCCTGATTGTTGGTGCGCACGCTGCGCAGATAGGCGTTGTTGCGCGAAAGCTCGATAAAGCGGTCTTTGGCGGCCACCAGCGCATCATAACCGGCGCCGTTGCTGTCTTGAATCACAAAGCTCAACCCGCCCGCCGAGCCGAGGCCGCGCACCACCGGCGGCAGGCTCACGAAAATGCGCGCATCAGTGCGGCCGCGAAACAGGCGGGCGGCGCGCTGCTCCAATGCGGCGGCGCTTTGATTGGCCGCCGGCCGCTCGCGCCAAGGCTTCAGCCGCACCGTCATCCGCCCGAAGCCTTGGTTGCCGCCGATGCCGGTAATCGCCGACACCGTGCGCACTTCGGGTTGCTGTTGGAAATATGCGCCCAATTCGCTCATCGTCCGCTGCAAAGGCTCATCGGTGGTGCCCGGCGGCATGGTGACACTCACGGTTAAAAAGCCCTGATCCTCTTCGGGCAGAAACGAAGTCGGCAGCCAGGCAAACAAACCCGCGCACAAGGCCAACACCGCCGCAAACGCCGCCAACATGATTTTAGAACGCGGCAGCAATCCGGCCACCGTGCGGCCATAGCCTTCCGCCAAGCGCGCAAAGCCGCGGTTAAACCATTGAAAAGGCCGTCTGAACAAGCCGCCGGTTGCCGTATCGTGCGCTTTCGCCTGTAAAAACTGTGCGCACATCGCCGGCGACAACGTTAGCGCCACCAGCACCGAAAAGCCCATTGCCGCAATCAGCGTTACCGCAAACTGGCGGTAAATCACACCGGTAGAGCCGGGAAAAAACGCCATCGGCACAAACACCGCCGCCAACACCATGCCGATGCCCACCAATGCCGAAGAAATTTCGCGCATCGATTTTTCGGTGGCGGTTTTCGCATCCAACCCTTCTTCGTGCATCACCCGCTCTACGTTTTCGACCACCACAATCGCATCGTCTACCAGCAAACCGATGGCCAGCACCAGCGCAAACATGGTGAGCATATTGACGGAATAGCCCAACAGCGCCAACACGCCGAACGTGCCCATCAGCACCACCGGCACCGCCACCGCCGGAATCAGCGTGGCGCGCCAGCTTTGCAGAAACACATACATCACCACCACCACCAGCACGATGGCTTCCAGCAAGGTGTAAATCACTTCCTGCACCGAAGCTTTCACAAACGGCACGCTGTCTTGGCTGGTTTGCGCCTGCATGCCAAACGGAAAATCCGGCTCCATTTTGCGGATTTCCGCCTCGACCGCCGCCGCCACCGCCAGCGCATTCGCACCGTCGGTCATGATGACAGCCAGCGCCCCCGCATTGCGGCCGTTGAGCTTGTTTTGCACATCCGCATTTTCTGCCGCCAGCTCCACCCGCGCCACATCTTTAATCTTCACCAGCGCACCGGCGTGATTGCTTTTCAAAATAATATTTTCAAACTGCGCCACCGTTTGCAGCTTGCCGCGCGCCTGAATCGGCACATTCAACACCTGCCCGGCAACCGAAGGCAGCTGGCCGAGCTGGCCGGCAGAAACCTGCACATTCTGCCGCTCCACCGCCACCCGCACATCAGCAGGCATCAGCTGGTATTGCTCCAGCTTGTTGGGGTCGAGCCAAATCCGCATCGCATAAGGGCTGCCGTACAGCACCACCTCGGCCACCCCGTCGATGCGCCCGAGCACGTCCACCAGATTGGTAGACAGATAATCGGTAATCGCCACCCTCGGCACCGCAGCATCTGCCGGCACAAACATCCACGTCACCAAGCTGTCCTGCCCGCCCCGGGTCACGCTCACTCCTCTGGCCTGCACCGAATCGGGCAAACGGCTCACCGCCTGCTGCAAGGCATTTTGCACCTGCACTTGCGCCACATCGATATCCGTGCCCGGCTCAAACGTGAGGGTGGTGCGCGACTGCCCCGACGAATCAGCGGTGGAGCTCATATACATCAACCCGTCCAAGCCCTTGAGCTGCTGCTCGATAACCTGCGTGACCGAATCATTTACCGTTTCGGCCGAAGCCCCGCCATAGCGCGCCTGCACCGACACCTGCGGCGGCGCGATATTGGGATATTGCTCCAGCGGCAGCGTCAAAAGCGACAGCGCCCCGGCAAAGGTGATGAAAATCGCCAACACCCAGGCGAATACGGGGCGG of the Uruburuella testudinis genome contains:
- the murJ gene encoding murein biosynthesis integral membrane protein MurJ, which encodes MNLLGALAKVGSLTMVSRILGFVRDTIIARAFGAGMATDAFFVAFKLPNLLRRIFAEGAFAQAFVPILAEYRQTRSEEATREFVRHVAGMLSFILVIVTAIGIVAAPWVIYVSAPGFAKNPDKFALSVDLLRVTFPYILLISLSSFVGSILNTYHKFSIPAFTPTFLNISFIVFALWLAPYFEPPVMALAWAVFAGGLLQLGFQLPWLFKLGFLKMPRLDIKDAAVNRVMKQMAPAILGVSVAQISLVINTIFASFLQSGSVSWMYYADRLMELPTGVLGVALGTILLPTLSKHVASNNTQEFSALLDWGLRLCMLLAMPSAVALAVLAFPLVATLFMYQEFTLNDALMTQNALIAYSFGLIGLIVIKVLAPGFYARQNIKTPVKVAVFTLVVTQLMNLVFIGPLQHVGLALAIGLGACLNAGLLYVLLRVKGLYQPGAGWKTFIAKLVLALLVMGGGLWAAQTYLPLQWVGVHGLQKVLQLGGLVALGVALYFGSLLALGFRPRHFKRSEI
- a CDS encoding ATP-grasp domain-containing protein produces the protein MNTLPHIGFLGPQAYMAKAIADMSTRMTVHKLYPQSWDEDEMDAVAAECRRLGIGVVAGFAQKDAFHHILINERLGNTAPLRLAFLYCMNKYLMRTLEADPFWFDAVDPLHESDEEIIAKIKEWPFMLKNTSLSLGRGIFKIKNERELKAVLADYRADTGLQALIAHQNQTFMQGIAAEALPPVVPPFIAEHMVDMNSAIEYCYEGYITTEGEIVHYALTEEIYFSNHQALGYLTPPMSIDAAAASKIEAWVNNYMGRMAALGYVGQFFNLEFWMMPNGSIALTEINPRAAHSYHYNYLYSFGNSLYEDNLALAAGGRKLPGKTPWQKWRDGDDFQYTLIVLITGKTTGKVADILDYDYVDALENREGILIRHNRGRNDILTDSDMTAAGVMLLQLWITGATQSDMIAKEREIRSKIYRQAQAEAGYPPYWQVP
- the moaA gene encoding GTP 3',8-cyclase MoaA, which produces MLTDAFGRTVDYLRISVTDRCDLRCTYCLPKGFKGFSVPKEWLSIEELGRVAAAFARLGTKRFRLTGGEPLLRKGLADLAAEINRQPGVEDISLTTNGTQLGKQAYDLRAAGIRRLNISLDSLRGDCVKDITGSDCLPQVLDGIKTAKQAGFERIKINMVPLKGINDIDLDDMVAFCIENGFILNLIEAMPMGSTGQAHAKVSLQPVLTDLQQKFGLTPYEGKIGGGPARYWQSGSGDFTLGLITPMSQHFCATCNRVRLSATGNIHLCLGQEDKVPLRDLLRDGCSDAELEQAIRNAMMMKPEKHEFVENPHKIIRVMALTGG
- a CDS encoding phosphatase PAP2 family protein is translated as MKYHLPAVLAGTDTRLFFWFNRHSRKRFVGRAGLRISRCGDGHLYAAAGLALWLWGNAQGAAFFYTGLLAYALELPLYRLLKNSIRRSRPCHGICDIDALIEPSDKFSFPSGHTAAAFVFAALVAAFYPLFAPFAYTMAVLIGLSRVILGVHYPSDIAAGALLGTLCGLAAVLLAGA
- the luxS gene encoding S-ribosylhomocysteine lyase, with amino-acid sequence MPLLDSFKVDHTRMHAPAVRIAKTMQTPKGDDITVYDLRFCVPNQEILSEKGIHTLEHLFAGFMRDHLNSDHVEIIDISPMGCRTGFYMSLIGTPEEARVAEAWRASMQDVLAVQDQNKIPELNEYQCGTYQMHSLLEAQSIAEKVLAADIRVNKNEDLTLDESLLQE
- a CDS encoding efflux RND transporter permease subunit encodes the protein MAHFFIHRPVFAWVLAIFITFAGALSLLTLPLEQYPNIAPPQVSVQARYGGASAETVNDSVTQVIEQQLKGLDGLMYMSSTADSSGQSRTTLTFEPGTDIDVAQVQVQNALQQAVSRLPDSVQARGVSVTRGGQDSLVTWMFVPADAAVPRVAITDYLSTNLVDVLGRIDGVAEVVLYGSPYAMRIWLDPNKLEQYQLMPADVRVAVERQNVQVSAGQLGQLPSVAGQVLNVPIQARGKLQTVAQFENIILKSNHAGALVKIKDVARVELAAENADVQNKLNGRNAGALAVIMTDGANALAVAAAVEAEIRKMEPDFPFGMQAQTSQDSVPFVKASVQEVIYTLLEAIVLVVVVMYVFLQSWRATLIPAVAVPVVLMGTFGVLALLGYSVNMLTMFALVLAIGLLVDDAIVVVENVERVMHEEGLDAKTATEKSMREISSALVGIGMVLAAVFVPMAFFPGSTGVIYRQFAVTLIAAMGFSVLVALTLSPAMCAQFLQAKAHDTATGGLFRRPFQWFNRGFARLAEGYGRTVAGLLPRSKIMLAAFAAVLALCAGLFAWLPTSFLPEEDQGFLTVSVTMPPGTTDEPLQRTMSELGAYFQQQPEVRTVSAITGIGGNQGFGRMTVRLKPWRERPAANQSAAALEQRAARLFRGRTDARIFVSLPPVVRGLGSAGGLSFVIQDSNGAGYDALVAAKDRFIELSRNNAYLRSVRTNNQDARSQLAVDIDNEKAAAHQIAPEAVNQLLSDALGGTYVNDFIHNGRVKRVYIQGDAPFRMQPHDIGAWKVRNDAGAMIPLAAFSNVRWDVAPPQLLRFNGSPAMEMQAAAVAGVSSGDAMREVANIMAQLPHGFDYEWTGASLQEQRAGAQAPMLYVLSVLFVFLCLAALYESWSVPLAVILAAALGLLGALAATSLRGLNNDIFFQVGLLTTVGLAAKNAILIVEFAVQLQQQGRSIAQAAIEAAKLRLRPIVMTSLAFGFGVLPLALGSGAGAAGRIAIGTAVLGGTVISTVLGLLFVPLFFVWVRTWVRKKSKARAAEI
- the murU gene encoding N-acetylmuramate alpha-1-phosphate uridylyltransferase MurU encodes the protein MKAMILAAGRGERMRPLTDTCPKPLLKAGGEPLIGWHLRRLKAAGFDEIVINHAWLGAQIEAALGNGAAYGVNIAYSPEGEKGLETAGGIATALPLLGDTPFLVVNGDVLTDIDFQTAFAAAEALQQHQALAHLWLVDNPAHNPDGDFALQNNGAVQSHSHSGTALTFSGMGVYSPALFAGTPAHIPAKLAPLLRSAMDAGRVSGEHHCGLWLDVGTAERLAEADKLAQNWH